A window of the Candidatus Neomarinimicrobiota bacterium genome harbors these coding sequences:
- a CDS encoding transposase encodes MPTFCRKPERILSLGARGGENRRAAEDRPLLNPIQRIFESTRGRHGSRRITTELRDQGCTCSRPGLTPANTNSIKVVLLKQGSLLSSTPEK; translated from the coding sequence GTGCCGACTTTTTGCCGTAAGCCGGAGCGGATTCTATCGCTGGGAGCGAGAGGGGGGGAAAACAGACGGGCGGCTGAGGACCGCCCGCTGCTGAACCCTATCCAGCGCATATTCGAGTCCACCAGGGGTCGCCACGGGAGCCGTCGTATCACCACCGAGTTGCGGGACCAGGGTTGCACCTGCAGCCGCCCTGGGCTGACGCCCGCCAACACCAACTCGATCAAGGTGGTACTGCTGAAGCAGGGGTCATTGTTAAGCTCTACCCCGGAGAAGTAA
- a CDS encoding transposase: MMEEQRSRRQYTREFKVEAGELLLFGDKTAMELAGNLGIRVELPYSWMNEYPSNRADAFPGTGHPGGPRGGEDTHIGACTGQCRRGARYLEKALAIFS; the protein is encoded by the coding sequence ATGATGGAGGAGCAGAGGTCACGGCGGCAGTATACCCGGGAGTTCAAGGTGGAAGCGGGGGAACTGTTGCTCTTCGGCGACAAGACGGCAATGGAGCTAGCCGGCAACCTGGGCATCCGGGTAGAGTTGCCGTACAGCTGGATGAACGAATACCCGAGCAACAGAGCCGATGCCTTTCCCGGTACGGGGCATCCTGGCGGACCCCGAGGAGGAGAGGATACGCACATTGGAGCGTGCACTGGCCAGTGTCGCCGAGGAGCGCGATATCTTGAGAAAGCGTTGGCCATTTTCTCGTAA
- a CDS encoding class I SAM-dependent methyltransferase, which produces MDYANYINNITFRLIRPNTKLPRRFMKLLNHLARVGLPLESWITRLPEDEQEMRRTLRKVCRVPKMSTFSIGAMINRGVSHMSDEHVFVNIGVWHGFTFLCGLINNSDKTCVGIDNFSRKSQRGEREKFPKRFSRYKSSHHQFFETDYRDYFANMHKGTIGFLIYDAKHTYELQLEALAMAEPFFSKDCIILIDDTNDDPPRQATMDFIANSSNRYKILLDRTTSRKPHPTLWNGIIIFQRIG; this is translated from the coding sequence ATGGATTATGCTAATTATATTAATAATATAACGTTCCGCTTGATTAGGCCTAATACGAAACTCCCCAGACGCTTTATGAAGCTATTGAATCACCTGGCTAGGGTGGGTCTTCCTCTTGAAAGTTGGATTACAAGACTTCCTGAGGATGAGCAGGAAATGAGACGCACTCTGCGCAAAGTTTGTAGAGTTCCAAAAATGTCCACGTTTTCTATAGGGGCCATGATTAACCGAGGCGTCTCTCATATGTCTGATGAGCATGTATTCGTCAATATTGGTGTCTGGCATGGATTCACTTTTTTGTGTGGATTAATTAATAACAGCGACAAGACTTGTGTTGGGATCGACAATTTTTCCAGGAAGAGTCAACGTGGTGAGCGGGAAAAGTTTCCCAAGAGATTTAGTAGATATAAGAGTTCACATCATCAATTCTTTGAAACAGATTATCGTGACTATTTCGCTAATATGCATAAAGGAACGATCGGCTTCCTCATATATGATGCTAAGCATACATATGAACTTCAGTTAGAAGCCCTTGCAATGGCGGAACCATTTTTTTCAAAAGATTGTATTATTCTAATCGATGATACAAATGATGATCCTCCTAGACAGGCGACGATGGATTTTATTGCTAATAGTTCCAACCGCTACAAGATTCTATTAGACAGGACTACTTCTCGCAAACCACACCCCACTCTCTGGAACGGTATCATAATATTTCAAAGGATTGGATAA